A region of uncultured Carboxylicivirga sp. DNA encodes the following proteins:
- a CDS encoding (2Fe-2S)-binding protein has translation MFEDNDFVCRHMRMTKAEIIKAIREKNITSFDDLQDETDVATICGSCVADIEEILEEEIAKRDEAEN, from the coding sequence ATGTTTGAGGATAATGATTTTGTTTGTCGTCATATGCGTATGACTAAAGCTGAAATAATAAAAGCAATCCGCGAGAAAAATATTACTTCATTTGATGATTTACAGGACGAAACAGATGTGGCAACCATTTGTGGAAGTTGTGTTGCTGATATTGAAGAGATTCTGGAGGAAGAAATAGCAAAAAGAGATGAGGCAGAAAATTGA
- a CDS encoding S-adenosylmethionine:tRNA ribosyltransferase-isomerase has protein sequence MIKPDIAIEDFNYNLPDERIAKYPLENRDLSKLLIFRNGAISHKQFPEIKSELPANALLVFNNTKVIQARLKFKKATGAEIEIFCLEPMSPLEVQMAFDSRETTTWKCIVGNARKWKNDPLTKNIEINGEEIIITIEKGEQLTDAYSIVFSWDNSNFSFAEIIENIGLTPIPPYLNRETEEIDLDRYQTVYSQHKGSVAAPTAGLHFTNEILNDLKAEGHTLLNITLHVGAGTFKPVKSEKIAGHEMHTEHFVITQQAIKSLINNTNPTIAVGTTSVRTLESLYWYGVRLLEKLPIDHGVQQWDPYNLNGAYSRIEALAALLDFMEQNKINTLSGRTSIIIVTGYQFKMINGLVTNFHQPQSTLLLLISAIVGKRWKEIYQYALNNDFRFLSYGDSSLLMID, from the coding sequence ATGATTAAGCCGGATATTGCCATTGAAGATTTCAATTATAACCTTCCTGATGAACGCATTGCCAAGTACCCGCTTGAGAATCGTGACTTATCGAAGCTGCTAATTTTCAGGAATGGTGCAATCTCTCATAAACAATTTCCGGAAATCAAATCAGAACTACCTGCAAATGCACTATTGGTTTTTAATAATACCAAGGTGATACAGGCCCGTCTGAAATTTAAAAAAGCAACAGGTGCTGAGATTGAGATATTTTGTCTAGAACCAATGAGTCCACTGGAAGTACAAATGGCTTTCGACAGTCGGGAAACAACAACCTGGAAATGTATAGTGGGAAATGCACGCAAATGGAAGAACGATCCACTTACAAAAAACATTGAGATTAACGGAGAAGAAATCATTATTACAATAGAAAAAGGAGAGCAACTAACAGATGCCTATTCCATAGTATTCAGTTGGGATAATTCAAATTTTTCGTTTGCTGAGATTATTGAAAACATTGGTCTCACTCCTATTCCTCCCTATTTGAATCGTGAAACGGAAGAAATTGATTTAGATCGGTATCAAACAGTTTATTCCCAACACAAAGGATCAGTTGCAGCTCCTACTGCTGGATTACATTTTACAAATGAAATACTAAACGACCTCAAAGCTGAAGGACACACTCTTCTGAATATAACCTTACATGTAGGTGCCGGCACCTTCAAACCTGTTAAATCAGAAAAGATTGCCGGACATGAAATGCATACTGAGCATTTTGTAATTACTCAACAAGCTATAAAGAGTCTGATCAATAATACAAATCCAACCATAGCAGTTGGAACCACATCTGTTCGAACACTCGAAAGTCTTTATTGGTATGGTGTACGTCTTTTGGAAAAATTACCAATTGATCATGGTGTTCAACAATGGGACCCATATAACCTGAATGGTGCATACAGTAGAATTGAAGCTTTGGCTGCACTGCTTGATTTTATGGAGCAAAATAAAATCAATACTCTTTCGGGTCGTACATCTATTATTATTGTAACAGGCTATCAATTTAAAATGATAAATGGATTGGTTACCAACTTTCATCAACCACAAAGCACCTTATTATTGCTAATCAGTGCTATTGTCGGAAAAAGATGGAAAGAAATTTATCAATACGCACTGAATAATGATTTTCGCTTTTTAAGTTATGGAGACAGTTCTTTATTAATGATTGACTAA
- a CDS encoding histidinol-phosphatase → MKYFSFHTHSHYCDGKVPMSEVCDKAAKVGLTALGFSSHAPVPFDTKWALKFEDGLKYRNEIAKLKLEYAGRMEIYAALEADYIPLDKSLSFDTWRKMLDLDYIIGSVHLVLNSEVPDELWFLDGPAENYEKGIIACFDGDIRKAVTQYYNQLKEMVTKQKPDVIAHMDKVVMNNKNRFFKEEDDWYQNLVEETLQEIANQGTIVEVNTRGIYRGKYHTFFPNERIIKRCIDLGIPLTVSVDAHHPDELKSEFDNAVETIKKCGGTSVSFFNKGIWEQLPIGDV, encoded by the coding sequence ATGAAATATTTCAGTTTTCATACCCATTCACATTATTGTGATGGAAAAGTACCCATGTCAGAAGTTTGCGATAAGGCCGCAAAGGTTGGATTAACAGCACTTGGTTTTTCAAGTCATGCACCTGTTCCTTTTGATACAAAGTGGGCACTGAAATTTGAAGACGGTTTAAAATACAGGAATGAGATAGCAAAGTTAAAGTTAGAATATGCTGGGCGGATGGAAATATATGCGGCATTGGAAGCAGATTATATTCCGTTGGATAAGTCACTTAGCTTTGATACCTGGCGAAAAATGCTTGATTTGGATTATATCATTGGATCAGTTCATCTGGTTCTAAATTCTGAAGTTCCGGATGAACTTTGGTTTCTGGATGGACCTGCTGAAAATTATGAAAAAGGTATAATTGCTTGTTTTGATGGAGATATTCGTAAAGCAGTTACTCAATACTACAATCAGTTAAAAGAGATGGTTACCAAACAAAAGCCGGATGTAATTGCACATATGGATAAGGTTGTGATGAATAACAAAAATCGGTTCTTTAAAGAAGAGGATGATTGGTATCAAAATCTGGTGGAAGAAACTTTGCAAGAAATAGCAAATCAAGGTACTATTGTTGAAGTGAATACACGAGGAATTTATAGAGGTAAATACCATACTTTCTTTCCGAATGAAAGAATTATCAAAAGATGTATTGATTTAGGAATACCATTAACTGTGTCGGTTGATGCTCATCATCCTGATGAATTAAAAAGTGAATTTGATAATGCAGTGGAGACCATTAAAAAATGTGGTGGTACATCGGTCTCTTTCTTTAATAAAGGTATATGGGAACAATTACCTATTGGTGATGTTTAA
- a CDS encoding HAMP domain-containing sensor histidine kinase → MIQYNKKENKRLKKQLIILTLLSVFFTVVIGSSSYSRIVIMISMAAFFLYMFYFLVIKKGNSKMQHVIGWIALLFVLVNTSRDVFSFIYGNEWQIYKDITIQLLAGLIWIVVAYTFPLLFLFILIENDNYKLKELNLTKDKFFKIIGHDLKGPIGQMIQLSELMEETYKELKDEKLLLFARSMKESSIRGFKLLENLLTWASSQTGSLSFSPSLINVSELIDENVELLRKQADVKNIHIKLMNIYEGQICIDRNMISGVLRNLLSNAIKFTPVNGELKVFTTIEKGYLIVSVQDSGIGMSKDNYRKLFKLDSTFTTLGTNNEKGTGIGLILCKEFVDRHKGEIWVESELNVGSIFNFKIPLVNADESQKCVKYDD, encoded by the coding sequence ATGATTCAATACAATAAAAAAGAAAATAAAAGATTGAAAAAACAATTGATAATTTTAACTCTATTAAGTGTTTTCTTTACTGTTGTCATAGGTAGTTCAAGTTACTCCAGGATCGTAATAATGATCTCCATGGCTGCCTTCTTTTTATACATGTTTTATTTTCTGGTTATTAAAAAAGGAAATTCCAAAATGCAACACGTAATAGGCTGGATTGCGTTATTATTTGTTTTGGTTAATACCAGTAGGGATGTATTCTCATTTATATATGGAAATGAATGGCAAATTTATAAAGATATTACTATTCAATTGCTTGCCGGATTAATTTGGATTGTGGTAGCATATACATTTCCGTTACTGTTTCTTTTTATTCTAATTGAAAATGATAACTATAAACTCAAGGAATTAAATCTCACAAAAGATAAGTTTTTTAAGATAATCGGGCATGATTTAAAAGGTCCTATCGGACAAATGATTCAGTTGTCAGAATTAATGGAAGAAACTTATAAAGAGTTGAAAGATGAGAAATTATTATTGTTTGCAAGAAGTATGAAAGAATCATCAATAAGAGGATTTAAATTACTTGAGAATCTTTTAACTTGGGCATCTTCGCAGACAGGAAGTTTATCATTTTCCCCTTCTTTAATAAATGTTTCGGAATTAATAGATGAGAATGTAGAATTATTGAGAAAGCAAGCAGATGTGAAAAATATTCACATTAAGTTGATGAATATATATGAAGGACAGATTTGTATCGATAGAAATATGATAAGTGGTGTACTTCGAAATTTATTATCTAATGCAATAAAGTTTACACCTGTCAATGGAGAACTTAAGGTTTTTACTACAATAGAGAAAGGTTATTTAATTGTTTCAGTTCAGGATAGTGGAATTGGTATGTCCAAAGATAATTACAGGAAATTATTTAAATTGGATTCTACATTTACCACTTTAGGTACTAATAATGAAAAAGGAACAGGAATAGGTTTGATTTTATGTAAAGAGTTTGTAGATAGGCACAAGGGTGAAATTTGGGTTGAGAGTGAATTAAATGTCGGATCAATATTCAATTTTAAAATTCCACTAGTAAATGCTGATGAAAGTCAAAAATGTGTCAAATATGATGATTAA